A region from the Onychostoma macrolepis isolate SWU-2019 chromosome 18, ASM1243209v1, whole genome shotgun sequence genome encodes:
- the LOC131524577 gene encoding hemagglutinin/amebocyte aggregation factor-like — protein MKRAASFLLLTSLLVNGQELRWENTFDEPLDFKCPSGQSISSIKSQHHNHHEDRMWEFGCKDTFDSASDCFLSPNVNDFDQKFTFECPPHHIMTGMSSYHNNKHEDRRWQFFCCRSTDLCTADCEWTTYVNNFDEYFHWTVPNHNYLVGAESYHDNKHEDRRWKYKYCAKVQC, from the exons ATGAAGAGAGCTGCTTCATTCCTGCTGCTGACGAGTCTCTTGGTCAACGGACAAG AATTACGCTGGGAGAACACTTTCGATGAGCCTCTAGATTTTAAGTGCCCTTCGGGACAGTCAATATCCTCCATAAAGAG CCAACATCACAATCATCACGAGGACCGAATGTGGGAGTTCGGCTGTAAAGACACCTTTGATTCCGCTTCAGACTGTTTCTTGTCACCTAACGTCAATGATTTTGACCAAAAATTCACCTTTGAGTGTCCACCACACCACATCATGACCGGAATGAGCAGCTACCACAATAACAAGCACGAAGACAGACG GTGGCAGTTCTTCTGCTGTAGAAGTACTGACCTCTGTACCGCTGACTGTGAGTGGACTACTTATGTGAACAACTTTGATGAGTATTTCCACTGGACTGTACCAAACCATAACTACCTGGTGGGTGCTGAAAGCTACCACGACAATAAACATGA AGACCGGCGCTGGAAGTACAAGTATTGTGCCAAAGTGCAATGCTGA